The Hymenobacter sp. GOD-10R genome includes a window with the following:
- a CDS encoding BLUF domain-containing protein has product MLTDSLYHLVYQSFATALMSEKELETVLTQARSWNTDHNLTGMLLYSNGDIMQVLEGTQEEVLFIFNKIKQDPRHRDVNKLADGAIAKRNFSQWSMGFKAVEPADFEHLAGFLNVNKQDYLTPQSGYLASSDSSLHSLLATFIIDDSVRF; this is encoded by the coding sequence ATGCTTACTGATTCTCTATACCACTTGGTTTACCAAAGTTTTGCAACAGCTCTCATGAGCGAAAAAGAGCTTGAAACGGTGCTGACACAAGCACGCTCCTGGAACACAGATCACAACTTAACCGGTATGCTGCTCTACAGCAACGGCGACATTATGCAGGTGTTGGAAGGCACGCAGGAAGAAGTTCTTTTTATCTTCAACAAGATCAAGCAAGATCCTCGTCACCGGGACGTGAACAAGCTAGCTGACGGCGCAATTGCCAAGCGAAATTTCTCGCAGTGGTCTATGGGATTCAAGGCTGTAGAACCTGCTGACTTTGAACACTTAGCTGGTTTTCTAAACGTCAACAAGCAAGACTATCTAACTCCTCAATCTGGGTATTTAGCTAGCAGCGATTCGTCTTTGCATTCCCTCTTGGCAACCTTTATAATTGACGACAGCGTCCGGTTTTGA
- the gldF gene encoding gliding motility-associated ABC transporter permease subunit GldF: protein MFSILRKEFNAFLSSPVAYVVIGVFLVATGLFVWVFPDSNVLEYGFADLQTLFNTAPWIFLFLIPAITMRTFAEEKKAGTIELLLTRPLTDGQIIGGKYLACFLLALLALIPTLLYYYSIYQLGNPVGNIDSAATVGSYIGLALLAGVFAAIGLFASAITRDQVIAFLVAVVGCFLVYSGFDSLASVFEGSTAYYISQLGIAAHYRDISKGLIDSRDLTYFLSLIAGFLLATRLALQSRNW, encoded by the coding sequence ATGTTTTCAATCTTAAGAAAAGAGTTTAACGCCTTCCTTAGCTCGCCAGTGGCGTACGTCGTGATTGGCGTGTTTCTGGTCGCTACGGGATTATTCGTGTGGGTTTTTCCCGATAGCAACGTACTGGAGTATGGCTTCGCTGATCTGCAAACGCTCTTCAACACCGCTCCTTGGATATTTCTGTTCCTGATTCCTGCTATTACCATGCGCACGTTTGCCGAGGAGAAGAAAGCGGGCACCATTGAGCTGCTGCTCACCCGCCCGCTTACCGATGGGCAGATCATTGGCGGGAAGTACCTCGCTTGTTTCCTGTTGGCGTTGCTCGCATTGATCCCAACGCTGCTGTACTATTATTCTATTTATCAGCTAGGTAATCCGGTCGGCAACATCGACTCGGCCGCTACGGTGGGCTCTTACATCGGTCTAGCTTTGCTGGCGGGCGTGTTTGCCGCCATTGGACTTTTTGCCTCCGCCATCACCCGTGACCAAGTCATTGCTTTCCTCGTAGCCGTGGTGGGCTGTTTCCTGGTGTATTCGGGCTTCGATTCGTTGGCTTCGGTCTTTGAAGGAAGTACGGCTTACTACATCAGCCAGCTAGGTATTGCGGCGCACTACCGCGACATCAGCAAAGGCCTCATCGACTCCCGCGACTTGACGTATTTCTTGAGCTTAATTGCTGGTTTTCTGCTAGCAACGCGGTTGGCATTGCAGAGCCGCAACTGGTAA
- the gldG gene encoding gliding motility-associated ABC transporter substrate-binding protein GldG — protein sequence MQERPSPKRRDLLRFLAVIGGLLLLNFLGQQFFFRLDLTQEKRYTMSAATKQLLEKMPEPVTVTVYLDGDFPPAFRRLQQSVRETLNEMQVYGGSKLHYVFLDPSAATSEQDRNKTYQALLKKGLRPTNLAATENGKRVEKIIFPWATVTVGPKEKNVLLLRGNQAAPSDVRLNQSIEGLEYELASTIQQLEPSRRKRIGVVDGHGELSNAEAGDLLGSLQERYDVYRVKLDVVPDLRALDALIIARPTMPYTEPEKFKLDQFVTSGGNALFFMDEMRVSLDSAARTGMLSFPYQLNLEDLLFKYGVRINPDLLLDLNSGVIPLVTGNVGNKPQVEPMPWQFYPLINQFSKHPITRNLDAVYTKFVSSIDTVKATGIRKTPLMFTSRYTRVLPSPVPVNLNDARLEPDQKLYKQSFKPIGYLLEGQFQSLYANRAKPGTTQYQPATSPRAKPGKVLIISDGDFVRSELDPKTGRPFRLGFDRLANTEFANRELVLNAVDYMLDETGLIAVRGKQITLRPLDKVKVAEQGRRWQALNIVTPLVLLGLFGLVRAWRRKRRYASF from the coding sequence ATGCAAGAACGACCTTCCCCTAAACGCCGCGACCTGCTCCGCTTTCTAGCGGTTATCGGCGGCTTATTGCTGCTGAATTTCCTAGGTCAGCAGTTCTTCTTCCGCCTCGACCTCACGCAGGAGAAGCGCTACACCATGTCGGCGGCCACCAAGCAGCTCTTGGAAAAAATGCCCGAGCCGGTGACCGTAACAGTGTACCTCGACGGCGACTTTCCGCCCGCTTTTCGCCGCTTACAACAATCGGTGCGCGAAACGCTGAACGAAATGCAGGTGTACGGCGGCTCTAAGCTGCACTACGTATTCCTGGACCCCAGCGCTGCTACCTCGGAACAAGATCGGAACAAGACCTACCAAGCGCTTCTCAAAAAGGGCTTGCGCCCGACTAACCTAGCTGCTACCGAAAACGGCAAACGGGTTGAGAAGATCATCTTTCCATGGGCAACCGTGACGGTGGGCCCCAAGGAGAAAAACGTCCTGCTGCTACGCGGCAACCAGGCTGCTCCCTCCGATGTGCGTCTAAACCAAAGTATTGAAGGCTTGGAGTATGAGCTAGCCAGTACCATTCAGCAGCTCGAACCTAGCCGCCGCAAGCGTATTGGTGTGGTTGATGGACACGGCGAGCTAAGCAACGCCGAAGCCGGCGACCTGCTCGGTTCGTTGCAGGAGCGCTACGACGTGTACCGCGTGAAGCTCGACGTAGTACCCGACCTGCGCGCCTTGGATGCTCTGATCATTGCCCGGCCTACCATGCCCTACACCGAGCCGGAGAAGTTCAAGCTAGATCAATTCGTGACCAGTGGGGGCAATGCTCTGTTCTTTATGGATGAGATGCGCGTGAGCCTGGATAGTGCGGCGCGCACCGGCATGCTGTCCTTCCCGTACCAGCTCAACCTGGAAGACTTACTGTTCAAGTACGGCGTGCGCATCAACCCCGATTTGCTGCTCGACCTAAACTCCGGCGTCATCCCGCTCGTGACCGGCAACGTGGGCAACAAACCCCAAGTCGAGCCCATGCCGTGGCAGTTTTACCCGCTCATCAACCAGTTCAGCAAGCATCCCATCACCCGCAACCTCGACGCGGTGTACACCAAGTTTGTGAGCAGCATCGATACGGTGAAGGCCACTGGCATCCGCAAAACACCGCTGATGTTTACCTCGCGCTACACGCGGGTGTTGCCCTCGCCGGTGCCCGTCAACCTCAACGATGCCCGCTTAGAGCCCGATCAGAAACTATATAAGCAGAGCTTCAAGCCCATTGGCTACTTGCTGGAGGGGCAGTTCCAATCGTTGTACGCTAATCGCGCCAAGCCGGGTACCACGCAATACCAACCTGCCACATCGCCACGGGCCAAGCCGGGCAAGGTCCTGATCATTTCTGATGGTGACTTCGTGCGCAGCGAGCTAGATCCCAAAACGGGTCGTCCGTTTCGGCTCGGCTTTGATCGTCTTGCCAACACCGAGTTTGCTAACCGTGAACTCGTGCTGAATGCTGTTGACTACATGCTCGATGAAACCGGCCTGATTGCCGTGCGGGGTAAGCAGATTACGTTGCGTCCGCTCGATAAGGTGAAAGTAGCCGAACAGGGTCGGCGCTGGCAAGCACTCAATATCGTAACGCCGCTGGTGCTGCTAGGTTTGTTTGGGCTCGTGCGTGCGTGGCGCCGGAAGCGACGGTATGCGTCGTTTTAA
- the gldA gene encoding gliding motility-associated ABC transporter ATP-binding subunit GldA — protein MVEVQNLTKTYGAQAAVNNISFTAGKGEILGFLGPNGAGKSTTMKIATGYLPPSIGTVKLDGFDVTEQPLEVRRRVGYLPEHNPLYLDMYVHEYLEFIGSVHGLRGASLRQRVQQMVDRVGLGREQNKLIGALSKGYRQRVGLAQALIHDPGTLILDEPTTGLDPNQIGEIRSLIREIGRDKTVIFSTHILPEVTALCSRVVIINRGQLVADSPVSDLGAGAKGETIIRAEFEQAIDPAPLLALSDITGVEVETGTTYRIRAAAGTDQRGAISRLAAQQGWILLGLRQEEQSLEQVFKNLTN, from the coding sequence ATGGTTGAAGTTCAGAATCTTACCAAAACCTACGGCGCGCAAGCTGCCGTGAACAACATCAGCTTCACCGCGGGCAAAGGCGAAATCCTCGGCTTCCTCGGGCCAAACGGCGCCGGTAAGTCAACGACGATGAAGATTGCCACCGGTTACCTGCCTCCATCCATTGGCACGGTTAAGCTGGATGGCTTTGACGTAACGGAGCAGCCGCTGGAAGTGCGCCGCCGCGTAGGCTATCTGCCCGAGCACAACCCGCTCTACCTAGATATGTATGTGCACGAGTACCTCGAATTTATCGGCTCGGTGCACGGGCTGCGCGGCGCCTCCCTACGGCAGCGGGTGCAGCAGATGGTGGATCGGGTGGGCCTAGGTCGAGAGCAGAATAAGTTGATTGGCGCTTTGTCGAAAGGCTACCGCCAACGTGTGGGGCTAGCGCAAGCGCTTATCCACGACCCCGGCACGCTTATCCTCGATGAGCCAACTACTGGCCTCGACCCCAACCAGATCGGCGAAATCCGCAGCCTCATCCGCGAAATAGGGCGCGACAAAACCGTTATCTTCTCCACCCACATTCTGCCCGAAGTCACGGCCTTGTGCAGCCGTGTGGTCATTATTAACCGTGGGCAACTCGTGGCTGATAGTCCGGTTTCGGATCTAGGTGCCGGCGCGAAGGGCGAAACCATCATCCGGGCTGAGTTTGAACAAGCCATTGACCCGGCGCCACTGCTCGCCTTGTCCGATATCACGGGCGTGGAAGTTGAAACCGGCACTACGTACCGCATCCGCGCTGCGGCTGGCACCGATCAGCGTGGCGCTATCTCGCGCTTGGCAGCGCAGCAAGGATGGATTTTGCTCGGGTTGCGGCAGGAGGAACAATCACTAGAACAAGTGTTTAAGAACCTGACGAATTAA
- a CDS encoding GNAT family N-acetyltransferase, which translates to MSSPLGLAADSYTLRLATPDDAAAMLAIYTPYITDTTITLEYEVPTTAEFAERVRKLQGVLPWLVAEAEGQVVGYAYAARHRERAAYLWSVETSVYVHITHHGTGVARRLYNWLFELLQRQGYVNAYAGVIKPNPRSFAFHQSLGFELIGTYEHVAYKFGKWQTSQWLAKQLQTPPLVPVPPTPLAELQLP; encoded by the coding sequence ATGAGTTCTCCCCTAGGTCTGGCTGCCGATAGCTATACGTTGCGCCTCGCTACGCCCGACGATGCGGCGGCTATGCTCGCTATTTACACCCCCTACATCACCGATACGACCATCACGCTCGAATACGAGGTGCCCACCACGGCCGAATTTGCGGAGCGCGTACGGAAACTTCAGGGAGTATTACCGTGGTTAGTAGCAGAAGCTGAAGGCCAAGTTGTGGGGTATGCATATGCCGCCCGGCACCGCGAGCGAGCAGCCTATTTGTGGTCGGTCGAAACATCTGTTTATGTGCATATTACGCATCACGGCACAGGAGTTGCGCGGCGGCTTTATAACTGGCTTTTTGAGCTACTACAACGGCAAGGCTACGTGAATGCTTATGCGGGTGTCATTAAACCTAATCCAAGGAGTTTTGCCTTTCATCAATCCTTGGGGTTTGAGTTAATCGGAACGTATGAGCATGTCGCCTATAAATTTGGTAAGTGGCAAACGTCGCAATGGCTGGCGAAGCAACTCCAAACGCCGCCATTAGTGCCCGTCCCACCTACGCCACTCGCTGAGTTACAACTGCCCTAA
- a CDS encoding SDR family oxidoreductase, with translation MDLTGKIAIVTGVSKGIGRSVAEALLAKGAIVAGWGRSAPDGLTHERFQFFECDIRNEVSVQEAYVDTQREVGAEVRILVNNAGIGNMGPVDGFSSDDWHAMFDTNVHGVFYCTKVVLPQMKKQGEGHIINVASLAGTAGSPNMAGYCATKYAVRGFSDALFKEVRQDGVRVTCMMPGSVETNFGGAEPGAEPDPHKMQPEDIAASIMHALEAPKATMVSEIQMRPSQPK, from the coding sequence ATGGATCTAACAGGCAAGATAGCTATTGTTACGGGCGTCAGTAAAGGAATCGGGCGGTCCGTGGCGGAGGCGTTACTCGCCAAGGGCGCCATTGTAGCCGGCTGGGGCCGGTCGGCACCCGACGGTTTGACGCACGAACGATTCCAGTTTTTTGAGTGCGACATCCGCAACGAAGTATCTGTGCAGGAGGCATACGTAGATACGCAGCGCGAGGTCGGGGCGGAGGTGCGCATCTTGGTCAACAATGCGGGTATTGGCAACATGGGCCCGGTTGATGGCTTCTCGTCCGACGACTGGCACGCCATGTTTGATACCAACGTGCATGGCGTATTTTACTGCACCAAGGTTGTGCTGCCGCAGATGAAAAAGCAGGGTGAAGGCCACATCATCAACGTGGCCTCGTTGGCTGGCACGGCGGGTAGCCCGAACATGGCCGGCTACTGCGCTACCAAGTATGCAGTGCGTGGCTTCTCGGATGCTTTGTTCAAGGAAGTACGGCAAGATGGGGTGCGCGTGACTTGCATGATGCCTGGCTCAGTCGAAACCAATTTTGGTGGGGCAGAGCCCGGTGCCGAACCTGATCCGCACAAGATGCAGCCCGAAGATATTGCTGCCAGCATTATGCACGCGCTGGAAGCACCGAAGGCGACTATGGTCTCCGAGATACAAATGCGCCCCTCACAACCGAAGTAA
- a CDS encoding GIN domain-containing protein: protein MVTAYDNVDLLLVQDTATYAEVRAGKNLQEDIELKVQDGQLTIRNTSRCNWIRTYDTPRELTLHLPRLTDLFLRGQGNVRTVGNFRADTIFCHLVGAGDFDLDLTSTYLWLDSYELGDIDLHGRATEVHYTLGGSGSLRAAGLQTHTFFFKSNKGSNGDAHILVSQSLAGTHAGTGTLYYTGSPTLNLAGSGKVENIK, encoded by the coding sequence GTGGTAACGGCCTACGACAACGTCGACCTGCTGCTGGTGCAAGACACCGCTACCTACGCGGAGGTACGCGCCGGCAAGAACTTGCAGGAAGACATCGAGTTGAAGGTGCAAGATGGCCAGCTGACCATTCGCAACACCAGCCGCTGCAACTGGATACGAACCTACGACACCCCCCGCGAGCTAACTCTGCACCTACCCCGCCTCACCGATTTGTTTCTGCGCGGTCAGGGCAACGTGCGCACCGTCGGCAACTTTCGCGCGGATACTATCTTCTGTCACCTCGTCGGGGCTGGCGACTTTGACCTCGACTTGACGAGTACTTACTTGTGGCTCGATTCCTATGAGCTCGGGGACATCGACTTGCACGGGCGGGCTACCGAGGTGCACTACACGCTAGGTGGTAGCGGCAGTTTGCGGGCGGCAGGTCTACAGACGCACACATTTTTTTTCAAGTCCAATAAAGGCAGCAACGGCGATGCACATATCCTGGTGTCTCAGTCGTTGGCTGGCACACATGCTGGCACGGGTACTCTTTACTATACTGGTAGCCCTACCCTGAACCTAGCTGGCAGCGGCAAAGTAGAGAACATCAAGTAG